Proteins from a single region of Chitinibacter bivalviorum:
- a CDS encoding mechanosensitive ion channel family protein, with amino-acid sequence MALERHNLLAQLVTDVGQMGIFNSQIVLQAILLLICWGSAYWFSLRVLRHQAVKDLRWKTGGDGLARILFPSLALLLVSAANLVLHLLEGHNNSLLRVANLLMLAMVNIRILVYVIRRVFEGAQWVQRWEKYISLSIWVLYVLHVVGILPEVLATLDSISFDAGKVHISVLTVLQGLISVGATLLLAMWIGRTFEQRLMQTDVMEMNVRVVLVKVMRSVLVVVAVLLSLSLVGIDLTILSVFGGALGVGLGFGLQKIASNYVSGFIILLDRSIKMGDLISVDNRQGVISGLTSRYIVLKAADGTESLVPNDTLITQTVVNQSYNDRSVWVGMPVSVAYNSDLDLVMQVMIAATEGNPRILKDPAPGAFVTAFADSGINLTLGFWLADPENGQMGLKSEINLNIWRAFKENGIEIPYPRRDIMVLPAADGRSSSLNSAQ; translated from the coding sequence ATGGCGCTTGAACGACATAATTTATTAGCCCAATTGGTCACTGATGTTGGGCAAATGGGGATTTTCAATTCACAGATTGTATTGCAGGCCATATTGCTGCTGATCTGCTGGGGCAGTGCCTATTGGTTTTCTTTGCGGGTCTTGCGTCACCAGGCGGTAAAGGATTTGCGTTGGAAAACCGGCGGTGATGGACTGGCTCGAATCTTGTTTCCAAGCCTCGCTTTATTGCTGGTGAGTGCGGCCAATTTAGTTTTGCATTTGCTTGAAGGCCATAACAATTCATTGCTGCGTGTCGCGAATCTACTGATGTTGGCCATGGTCAACATTCGTATATTGGTTTACGTGATTCGCCGTGTATTTGAAGGCGCTCAGTGGGTGCAGCGGTGGGAAAAGTATATTTCGCTATCGATTTGGGTTTTGTATGTTTTACATGTCGTCGGGATTTTGCCTGAGGTATTGGCGACACTTGATTCGATTAGTTTTGATGCGGGCAAAGTCCATATTTCGGTACTGACGGTCTTGCAGGGGCTCATTTCTGTTGGGGCGACCCTGCTTCTCGCGATGTGGATTGGCCGCACGTTTGAGCAGCGTCTGATGCAAACCGATGTGATGGAGATGAATGTCCGCGTCGTCCTCGTCAAGGTGATGCGCTCCGTCTTGGTGGTTGTGGCAGTGCTGCTGTCTTTATCGCTGGTCGGTATTGATTTAACTATCTTGTCGGTCTTTGGTGGAGCATTGGGTGTTGGCTTGGGTTTTGGCTTGCAAAAAATCGCATCCAACTATGTGTCGGGCTTTATTATCTTGCTCGATCGCTCCATTAAAATGGGGGATTTAATTTCGGTAGATAATCGGCAAGGCGTGATCAGTGGATTAACTTCACGCTATATCGTGCTCAAGGCCGCGGATGGCACCGAGTCATTGGTGCCTAATGACACCTTGATTACGCAAACGGTTGTTAATCAATCCTATAACGATCGCTCGGTATGGGTTGGGATGCCGGTTTCGGTGGCCTATAACTCAGACCTCGACTTGGTCATGCAAGTCATGATTGCTGCTACTGAGGGTAACCCTCGCATCCTGAAAGATCCCGCGCCAGGTGCTTTTGTAACAGCTTTTGCCGATAGTGGCATTAACTTGACGCTAGGGTTTTGGCTTGCTGATCCGGAAAATGGTCAGATGGGGCTAAAATCAGAAATTAATCTAAACATCTGGCGTGCCTTCAAAGAAAACGGCATTGAAATTCCATACCCACGGCGCGACATCATGGTATTGCCTGCTGCAGATGGACGTAGTTCGTCGCTCAATTCTGCGCAATGA
- a CDS encoding DesA family fatty acid desaturase, with translation MEWLNGLIDLPWWGYILVTLVLTHITIASVTIFLHRHQAHRALDLHAIPSHFFRFWLWLTTAQITKQWAAIHRKHHAKCETAEDPHSPQVLGIKKVFFEGWELYRAEAANIETMQKYGHGTPNDWLERNVYSKYASWGPTLMAVIDLLLFGANGIWMWAVQMLWIPVSAAGVINGIGHYWGYRNFECEDASTNIVPWGILIGGEELHNNHHTFGTSAKLSYKWFEFDIGWMYIRILSALGLAQVRKLAPKIKLAQTRPVLDEAALQAVIANRYAIAANYARTLKDTVSKELDALKVGAKLPSLNMNPAKQMKIWLKQDEKDVPMSERLHLQALLAQSAVLTQVYQMRQELTRIWERSSLTKDELLEQLQDWCARAESSGIKALADFSLRLRAVA, from the coding sequence ATGGAATGGCTCAATGGCCTAATCGATTTGCCGTGGTGGGGGTATATTTTAGTTACCCTTGTATTGACCCATATTACGATTGCATCGGTCACGATCTTTTTGCACCGCCATCAGGCGCATCGCGCATTGGATCTGCATGCAATTCCGAGTCATTTTTTCCGGTTTTGGCTGTGGCTAACGACGGCGCAAATTACCAAGCAATGGGCGGCGATTCATCGCAAACACCACGCTAAATGTGAAACGGCAGAAGACCCGCATAGCCCGCAAGTATTGGGGATTAAAAAAGTCTTTTTTGAAGGTTGGGAGCTGTATCGCGCAGAAGCCGCCAATATTGAGACCATGCAAAAGTACGGTCATGGCACGCCCAATGACTGGCTAGAACGTAATGTGTATAGTAAATATGCCAGCTGGGGGCCAACATTAATGGCCGTCATCGATTTGCTGCTATTTGGTGCAAATGGGATTTGGATGTGGGCAGTGCAAATGCTCTGGATTCCGGTGAGTGCTGCTGGCGTGATTAATGGTATTGGTCATTATTGGGGTTATCGCAATTTTGAATGTGAAGATGCATCTACCAATATCGTGCCATGGGGTATCTTGATTGGTGGTGAAGAATTGCATAACAATCATCACACCTTCGGAACTTCGGCCAAATTATCGTATAAATGGTTTGAGTTTGATATTGGCTGGATGTATATCCGTATCTTATCGGCTTTGGGTTTGGCACAAGTACGTAAATTAGCCCCCAAAATCAAATTAGCTCAAACCCGACCTGTTTTGGATGAAGCAGCATTACAAGCGGTGATTGCTAATCGCTATGCGATTGCGGCCAATTATGCTCGCACCTTAAAAGACACGGTATCGAAAGAGCTGGATGCGTTGAAAGTGGGCGCTAAATTGCCGTCATTGAATATGAATCCAGCCAAGCAAATGAAAATTTGGCTGAAACAAGATGAAAAAGATGTGCCCATGAGTGAGCGTCTCCACTTGCAAGCCTTGCTCGCACAAAGTGCCGTACTTACGCAGGTATACCAGATGCGCCAAGAATTAACCCGTATTTGGGAGCGCTCTTCACTGACCAAAGATGAATTGCTAGAGCAATTGCAAGATTGGTGTGCCCGCGCTGAATCGAGCGGGATTAAAGCGTTGGCGGATTTTTCTTTACGTTTACGTGCTGTAGCATAA
- a CDS encoding RidA family protein: MSSIQRYHVGPRLCETVVHNNTVYLAGQIAESLEKDALGQTEEVLACIDRLLAEVGSDKSKMLQVTIFLSDMADYDAMNQAWSEWIPHGHTPARATVQAKLADPRYLVEMTVIAAL, translated from the coding sequence ATGTCTTCTATTCAACGCTATCATGTCGGCCCACGTTTGTGTGAAACAGTCGTGCATAACAATACGGTGTACTTGGCGGGGCAAATCGCTGAATCATTAGAAAAAGATGCGCTCGGGCAAACGGAAGAAGTTTTGGCATGCATTGACCGACTGCTGGCCGAAGTAGGCTCTGATAAATCGAAAATGCTGCAAGTGACTATTTTCCTCTCGGATATGGCGGATTATGATGCGATGAATCAGGCGTGGTCTGAGTGGATTCCACATGGCCACACGCCAGCGCGCGCGACTGTCCAGGCCAAATTGGCCGATCCACGCTATCTGGTAGAAATGACAGTCATTGCGGCTTTGTAA
- a CDS encoding glycoside hydrolase family 18 protein produces the protein MSRILLAYLATWNPFDLDKLPAEKLTHLCYAFAKVVNHQVGLQFAFEDARDEVELARFEQYFVDLQALKLRNPDLKIMISIGGWTADGFSDAALSAASRAEFADSAVKFMLDRQLDGIDMDWEYPSNDMAGIKARPEDKHNFSLMLEALRDRLDAASDREGRVGKHRYQLSIAAGAGQYYLDGVEIGRVAAACDFINMMTYDFYNGWAKRAGHHSNLFNSAVDPDGDSADKGIQLFINNGVPREKLVIGCPFYGRSLKGVGAKGLGESGLAGSNGAYGFRTIDTELLPSGRYTRHWDAAAQAPWLQNGDEFVSYEDRESIALKGRYAVEQQLAGAMFWEYTDDHNNALLDALYLSLQD, from the coding sequence ATGTCACGCATACTCTTGGCTTATTTGGCCACCTGGAATCCATTTGATCTGGATAAATTGCCCGCCGAAAAGTTAACTCACCTTTGTTATGCCTTTGCCAAAGTGGTGAATCACCAAGTTGGGCTGCAATTTGCTTTTGAAGATGCGCGCGATGAGGTCGAGTTGGCGCGCTTTGAGCAGTATTTTGTCGATCTGCAGGCGCTAAAACTGCGTAATCCTGATTTGAAAATCATGATTTCAATCGGTGGCTGGACTGCGGATGGTTTTTCCGATGCGGCTCTCAGCGCAGCGTCTCGTGCCGAGTTTGCCGATTCGGCGGTGAAATTTATGCTGGATCGCCAGCTTGATGGCATCGATATGGATTGGGAATACCCCAGCAATGATATGGCGGGGATTAAAGCACGCCCAGAAGATAAGCATAATTTCTCGCTCATGCTCGAAGCGCTGCGTGACCGTTTGGATGCGGCTTCGGATCGGGAAGGGCGCGTTGGCAAGCATCGCTATCAATTGAGCATCGCAGCCGGTGCCGGGCAATATTATCTGGATGGGGTAGAAATTGGCCGGGTCGCAGCGGCCTGTGACTTCATCAATATGATGACTTACGACTTTTACAACGGTTGGGCTAAGCGAGCTGGCCATCATTCCAATCTATTTAATTCGGCGGTAGACCCTGATGGAGATAGTGCCGATAAAGGGATTCAGCTGTTTATTAATAATGGCGTCCCCCGTGAAAAACTGGTCATCGGCTGCCCATTTTATGGCCGTTCGCTGAAAGGTGTGGGTGCCAAGGGCTTAGGCGAGTCGGGGCTGGCTGGTAGTAATGGTGCTTATGGTTTTCGAACCATTGATACCGAGTTGCTCCCCAGTGGCCGCTACACCCGCCATTGGGATGCGGCGGCACAAGCGCCGTGGCTGCAAAATGGTGATGAATTCGTCAGTTATGAAGATCGTGAATCCATTGCATTGAAAGGCCGCTATGCGGTCGAGCAGCAGTTGGCTGGCGCCATGTTCTGGGAATACACCGATGACCATAATAATGCGCTACTCGACGCTTTATATCTTTCATTACAAGACTAG
- a CDS encoding methylated-DNA--[protein]-cysteine S-methyltransferase gives MATDVLSMKMNLPFGAIEVIASENALVRLDFLSGQVVETAPANALLRETQQQLFAYAQNAKFQFDLPLRLDGTVHQLKVWHAIADIPVGATRRYLDIAQQIQSSPRAVGGACGRNPLPIVIPCHRIVAAHGLGGFNANRNGVDWMPIKRWLLAHEGIISKSEL, from the coding sequence ATGGCCACCGATGTTTTATCGATGAAAATGAATCTACCCTTTGGTGCGATTGAGGTTATTGCCAGCGAAAATGCCCTGGTGCGGCTGGATTTTCTCAGTGGCCAAGTCGTTGAAACGGCGCCAGCCAATGCCTTGCTGCGAGAAACACAACAGCAGCTCTTTGCCTACGCACAGAATGCCAAGTTCCAATTTGATTTGCCTTTGCGGCTTGATGGCACTGTCCATCAACTGAAGGTGTGGCATGCCATTGCCGACATTCCCGTGGGGGCTACGCGGCGCTATCTAGATATAGCGCAGCAAATTCAATCTAGCCCGCGTGCTGTCGGCGGCGCTTGTGGGCGAAATCCGTTGCCGATCGTGATTCCATGTCATCGCATTGTGGCGGCGCATGGTTTGGGTGGGTTTAATGCCAATCGCAATGGTGTGGACTGGATGCCCATCAAACGTTGGCTCTTGGCGCATGAAGGCATTATTTCCAAGTCTGAGTTATGA
- the xerD gene encoding site-specific tyrosine recombinase XerD produces the protein MNSEALPEAEVALIDQFLDGIWLGDGLAKNTIDSYRRDLLIWAQWLHQERHLTLWLADRDAVQAFLARQARDLKAASLARRMASLRKFYRYWILQNQIAFDPCAQLTSPKRVRPLPKSLPESTIENLLNTPDVATPAGLRDRAMLELMYATGLRVTELVTLPISQVYLRERYLHITQGKGGKQRLVPLGEVAAEWVGRYLNEGRNLLLKHAAEPCLFLNQRGEAMTRQGCWFIIKQYAAAVGIDAKLLSPHVLRHAFATHLLNHGADLRVVQTLLGHSDITTTQIYTQVAAERLKLLHQNHHPRG, from the coding sequence ATGAATTCCGAAGCATTACCCGAAGCCGAAGTTGCATTAATTGATCAATTTCTCGATGGCATCTGGCTGGGGGATGGTCTAGCCAAAAATACCATCGACAGCTATCGGCGAGATTTACTTATTTGGGCGCAGTGGCTACATCAAGAGCGCCATCTGACCCTATGGCTGGCTGATCGCGATGCGGTGCAGGCATTTCTGGCGCGGCAAGCGCGAGATTTAAAAGCCGCCAGCTTGGCGCGTCGCATGGCAAGTTTGCGCAAATTTTATCGCTATTGGATTTTGCAAAATCAAATTGCATTTGATCCATGCGCACAGCTCACTTCGCCCAAGCGAGTGCGGCCACTGCCCAAATCATTGCCAGAATCTACGATCGAAAATCTACTCAATACCCCTGATGTCGCCACGCCTGCAGGTTTGCGGGATCGCGCGATGCTGGAGCTGATGTATGCAACGGGATTGCGCGTGACCGAGTTAGTCACTTTGCCTATTTCACAGGTGTATTTGCGTGAACGTTATTTACATATCACCCAAGGCAAGGGCGGTAAGCAGCGCTTGGTGCCGCTGGGCGAAGTGGCGGCTGAATGGGTGGGGCGCTATCTGAATGAGGGGCGCAATCTGCTGCTCAAGCATGCCGCAGAGCCGTGTTTATTTCTGAATCAGCGGGGCGAGGCGATGACGCGCCAAGGTTGCTGGTTCATTATCAAGCAATACGCAGCCGCGGTTGGGATCGATGCGAAGCTATTGAGCCCTCACGTTTTGCGCCATGCCTTTGCAACGCATTTACTCAATCACGGCGCTGATTTAAGAGTGGTGCAGACTTTACTCGGGCATTCGGATATTACGACGACCCAAATTTACACTCAGGTTGCTGCTGAGCGTCTCAAATTATTACACCAAAATCATCACCCTCGCGGTTAA
- a CDS encoding mechanosensitive ion channel family protein, protein MDASLITKYQDIALGYVAEFGVKILAGIAFWVIGRWLIGVVVRFVQGGLSRQKVDPTVLRYVGSAVTVLLNVLLVIGILGYFGIQTTTFAALLAAAGVAIGMAWSGLLANFAGGAFLIVLRPFKVGDMITAGGVTGVVHEVGLFASTILTPDNIITYVGNGKIFADNIQNYTATPYRRVDLKAQLSGAADVPAAIAQLKANIAKIPNVVTEPAVDVEIMDFQLVGPVLAVRPYCHNDNYWQVYFDTNRVIMETLAAFPAPTPSQVVTVQQK, encoded by the coding sequence ATGGATGCATCATTAATTACAAAGTACCAGGACATCGCGCTGGGCTATGTCGCTGAATTTGGTGTGAAAATTCTGGCGGGTATTGCTTTCTGGGTGATTGGCCGCTGGCTGATCGGTGTGGTGGTTCGGTTTGTTCAGGGCGGATTAAGTCGGCAAAAAGTTGACCCGACAGTATTACGCTATGTAGGCTCGGCAGTGACGGTCTTGCTTAATGTATTACTGGTTATTGGGATTCTGGGCTATTTCGGCATTCAAACAACGACTTTTGCCGCTTTGCTGGCCGCTGCTGGTGTGGCCATTGGTATGGCGTGGTCTGGCCTGTTGGCTAATTTTGCCGGAGGCGCTTTTCTAATCGTGCTGCGCCCGTTCAAAGTCGGCGACATGATTACGGCCGGCGGTGTAACGGGTGTCGTACATGAGGTTGGCTTGTTTGCTAGCACGATTCTGACACCAGACAACATCATTACCTACGTGGGCAATGGCAAAATTTTTGCTGACAATATCCAGAACTACACGGCAACGCCATATCGCCGCGTTGATCTGAAAGCGCAATTGTCTGGCGCGGCAGATGTGCCTGCTGCGATTGCTCAGTTGAAAGCCAATATTGCCAAGATTCCAAATGTCGTGACCGAACCTGCGGTCGATGTGGAAATTATGGATTTCCAATTGGTGGGCCCGGTCTTGGCGGTGCGTCCGTATTGCCATAATGACAATTACTGGCAAGTGTATTTCGATACCAATCGCGTGATTATGGAAACTTTGGCGGCGTTCCCAGCGCCAACGCCTTCACAAGTGGTAACTGTGCAGCAAAAATAA